In Collimonas arenae, a single genomic region encodes these proteins:
- a CDS encoding porin — protein MKVLLSLIGSSCALAFSPLVQAQTEASAAEKKIVSQSAVTFYGVLDAGVTFVNNEAGHGNAKLDTGVMEPNRWGVKGVENLGGGLSALFQLESSFNLDDGSLSSQGTLFDRVAMVGLSNQFGQLTFGTQYDLINDYVTPFNISASSSGYASHQGDFDRIAGNAIQRSVKFASADFKGLTFGALYAFADKSQHPDENNAEGAGSGNAWNIGAHYANGPFSAGASYMRLNTPRGTQAIGPYQSLGLTHFLGQPTFTIDPSSGDRIPINNMAIDSQKIFAIGAAYEMGDLTAMANFADIEFRGFGQASDLRLIEIGGRYRLSAALDGTVGYQRMHFEDTKANQLSLGLDYHLSKRSDLYVSADYRRASRGVNGVIGNSFAPSSNSAQGLLRVGMRHVF, from the coding sequence ATGAAAGTCTTACTCAGCTTAATTGGCAGCAGCTGCGCCCTGGCGTTTTCTCCATTGGTCCAGGCGCAAACGGAAGCATCGGCAGCAGAGAAAAAAATCGTTTCGCAAAGTGCCGTGACATTTTATGGCGTACTGGATGCCGGCGTCACATTCGTCAACAACGAGGCCGGCCATGGCAACGCCAAGCTGGATACCGGCGTGATGGAACCCAATCGCTGGGGTGTGAAAGGCGTGGAAAATCTGGGTGGCGGCTTGAGCGCCTTGTTTCAGCTGGAAAGCAGCTTCAACCTGGACGACGGCAGCTTGTCTTCACAAGGAACCTTGTTCGACCGGGTGGCCATGGTCGGCTTGAGCAACCAGTTTGGACAGCTTACCTTCGGCACGCAGTACGATCTGATCAACGACTATGTGACGCCATTCAACATCAGCGCCAGTTCTAGCGGCTACGCCTCGCATCAAGGGGATTTTGACCGTATCGCGGGCAATGCCATCCAACGTTCGGTCAAGTTTGCCAGCGCTGATTTCAAAGGGCTGACTTTTGGCGCCCTGTATGCGTTCGCCGACAAGAGCCAGCATCCCGATGAAAACAATGCCGAGGGCGCTGGTAGTGGCAATGCTTGGAATATCGGTGCGCATTATGCCAACGGACCGTTCTCCGCCGGTGCTTCCTATATGCGCCTCAATACGCCGCGCGGAACACAAGCGATCGGGCCATATCAAAGCTTGGGCCTGACACACTTTCTTGGGCAACCGACGTTTACCATCGATCCCAGCAGCGGCGACCGGATTCCGATTAACAACATGGCCATAGACAGCCAGAAGATTTTTGCCATTGGCGCTGCCTATGAAATGGGGGATTTGACGGCGATGGCCAATTTTGCAGATATCGAGTTTCGCGGTTTTGGCCAGGCTTCGGATTTGCGCCTGATAGAAATCGGCGGCCGTTACCGTCTCAGTGCTGCGCTGGATGGCACAGTGGGCTATCAGCGCATGCATTTTGAAGATACGAAGGCGAATCAGTTGTCGCTGGGTCTGGACTATCATCTGTCCAAGCGCAGTGATCTCTATGTGTCAGCCGATTATCGCAGGGCTTCACGCGGTGTGAATGGCGTGATAGGGAATTCGTTTGCGCCGTCGAGCAATAGCGCACAGGGGTTGCTACGGGTTGGAATGCGGCACGTGTTTTAA
- a CDS encoding SIS domain-containing protein, with product MLKEARSAAEHVALQLGQDNDRYAELGQRLRAAPPSSILTVARGSSDHAANYCAYLIMARLGRIVASLPLSLVTLNKAPLIARDALAIAISQSGQSPDVIEPIRYFRDSGATTVALVNDAASPLADSAEWALPLHAGAELSVAATKSFIASLVAAARLTAHWQDDAAFLAAIDALPQALTAATQLDWSPAIEVLAPSSRIMVVGRGISLPLALESALKFKETSAIQAEAFSGAEIKHGPMALIDEGYPLLIFATRGPTQTSLLKLADEMRGRGAKVLLAAPDDVAARDLTLPIAATPDLDPIVAIQAFYVMAAQLAVARGMDPDQPRHLSKVTKTQ from the coding sequence ATGCTTAAAGAAGCCCGCTCGGCGGCAGAACATGTTGCCTTGCAGCTCGGCCAGGATAATGATCGCTATGCCGAACTCGGACAGCGCCTCAGAGCCGCGCCGCCCTCCAGCATCCTGACCGTGGCGCGTGGCAGTTCTGACCATGCCGCCAATTATTGCGCCTATCTGATCATGGCGCGCCTGGGCCGCATCGTCGCCTCGCTGCCGCTATCGCTGGTGACGCTCAACAAGGCGCCGCTGATTGCGCGCGACGCGCTCGCTATCGCCATTTCACAGTCCGGCCAAAGTCCTGACGTGATCGAACCGATCCGCTATTTCCGCGACAGCGGCGCCACCACCGTTGCACTGGTCAATGATGCGGCTTCGCCGCTGGCTGACAGCGCCGAATGGGCGCTGCCCTTACATGCCGGCGCCGAACTCAGCGTCGCCGCCACCAAGAGCTTTATCGCCAGCCTGGTGGCTGCAGCAAGGCTCACTGCACACTGGCAGGACGACGCCGCTTTCCTGGCGGCCATCGATGCCTTGCCGCAGGCGCTGACAGCCGCCACCCAACTCGACTGGAGCCCGGCGATCGAAGTGCTGGCGCCGTCCTCCCGCATCATGGTGGTTGGACGCGGCATTAGCTTGCCGCTGGCATTGGAATCGGCCTTGAAATTCAAGGAAACCTCGGCGATCCAGGCCGAAGCCTTCAGCGGCGCTGAAATCAAGCACGGCCCGATGGCCTTGATCGATGAAGGTTATCCGTTGTTGATTTTCGCCACTCGCGGACCAACGCAAACCAGTTTGCTCAAGCTCGCCGATGAAATGCGCGGCCGGGGCGCCAAGGTATTGCTGGCTGCGCCGGACGACGTCGCCGCGCGCGACCTTACCTTGCCGATCGCCGCCACGCCGGATCTTGATCCGATTGTAGCGATTCAAGCCTTTTATGTGATGGCGGCGCAATTGGCGGTGGCACGCGGCATGGATCCGGACCAGCCGCGGCATTTGAGTAAAGTAACGAAGACGCAGTAA
- the nagA gene encoding N-acetylglucosamine-6-phosphate deacetylase gives MSTSSNLTQLHGNVLTTEGWIAGSIGFHDMITEIRGESLEQAPAEGDYILPGFIDLHVHGGGGKDIMEAGDAVHVVSRLHAQHGTTSMLATTMTAPPEELEAALGAIGKACRGRRAGSARVLGAHLEGPYINPGKLGAQPDFAIAASVEQIDWLRSFAPLKLITIAPEINGHMALVKTLSQLGMRVQIGHTLGTYEDGVAALKNGAAGFTHLFNAMSSFHHRQPGMAGAALAHAEYAELIPDLLHVHPGAIKTALRAIPRLYCVTDSTAASGMPDGDYMLGRQVVHKCLGGVRLDNGTLAGSTLTMDQALRNLVSLGLDIAEASLRVSTYPADYLGMQERGRLKEGCFADILVLDRQLKLKAVYVEGERIDLVDA, from the coding sequence ATGAGTACCAGCAGCAACCTGACCCAACTACATGGCAATGTCCTGACCACCGAAGGCTGGATCGCCGGCAGCATCGGCTTTCACGACATGATCACCGAAATCCGCGGCGAGTCGCTGGAGCAAGCCCCGGCCGAGGGAGACTATATCCTGCCCGGCTTTATCGACCTGCACGTGCATGGCGGCGGCGGCAAGGACATCATGGAAGCCGGCGATGCCGTCCATGTGGTATCGCGCCTGCACGCACAGCATGGCACCACCAGCATGCTGGCCACCACCATGACAGCGCCGCCGGAAGAACTGGAAGCGGCGCTCGGCGCCATCGGCAAAGCTTGCCGCGGACGCCGCGCAGGCAGCGCCCGCGTGCTGGGCGCGCATCTGGAAGGCCCCTACATCAATCCGGGCAAGCTTGGCGCCCAACCAGATTTCGCGATTGCCGCATCGGTCGAGCAGATCGACTGGCTACGCAGCTTTGCACCATTGAAGCTGATCACCATTGCGCCGGAAATCAACGGCCACATGGCGCTGGTCAAAACCCTGTCGCAACTCGGCATGCGAGTTCAGATCGGCCACACCCTGGGTACCTATGAAGATGGCGTCGCCGCCCTGAAAAACGGCGCAGCCGGCTTCACCCACCTGTTCAACGCAATGAGCTCATTCCATCACCGCCAGCCGGGCATGGCCGGCGCCGCCCTGGCGCATGCCGAATACGCCGAACTGATTCCTGACCTGCTGCACGTCCACCCGGGCGCGATCAAGACTGCATTGCGTGCAATTCCGCGCCTGTATTGCGTCACCGATTCGACCGCTGCGTCTGGCATGCCGGACGGCGACTACATGCTGGGTCGTCAGGTGGTGCACAAGTGCCTGGGCGGCGTGCGACTGGACAACGGCACCCTGGCTGGCAGTACGCTGACCATGGACCAGGCCCTGCGCAACCTGGTGTCGCTCGGACTGGATATCGCCGAGGCTTCGCTGCGCGTCTCTACCTATCCCGCCGACTACCTGGGCATGCAAGAACGCGGACGCCTGAAAGAAGGCTGTTTCGCCGATATCCTGGTGCTGGATCGCCAGCTCAAACTCAAAGCAGTTTATGTAGAAGGAGAAAGAATTGACCTCGTTGATGCTTAA
- the mgtA gene encoding magnesium-translocating P-type ATPase — MTQTPQHKTGKSKQKQKGFIAGSSVPEQKISMRIVEESGKPIQATFDRTKSSPFGLFSHDAAERLQRSGPNEVAHDKAPHALVQLALSFKNPFVIVLLILATISYVLDVHLAEPDDRSWTGVIILLSMVTISSLLRFFQEYRSNKATERLKSMVRTTATVLRRSNDAANPQRQEIPMRELVVGDVVSLQAGDMIPADIRLFSSRDLFISQAVLTGEALPVEKYDTLGAVAQKSADAAGDGQADLLDLSDICFMGTNVVSGTATAVVVATGANTYFGSLAKNVVSHKRIETSFDRGVSSVSWLLIRFMLVMVPIVFMINGVTKGDWMSALTFALAVAVGLTPEMLPMIVSANLAKGAMAMARRKVVVKRLNSVQNFGAMDVLCTDKTGTLTQDKIILERHLNIKGNKDESILQLAWLNSFHQSGQKNLMDIAIVSHADERGPAAKLLQYSKVDEMPFDFVRRRLSVIVEDQGGAQLMVSKGAVEEMLAVCSHTQEGDEIRPLDDVARTALLEKAREYNEEGYRVLIVATRQIDAAHAKPQYKTEDEVSLIVRGFLTFFDPPKDSAAPAIRALQEYGVAVKVLTGDNAIVTLKVCRDVGLDPGTPLSGQEIEAMSEQQLNEAVKYTTVFAKLTPLQKSRVVKALQANGHTVGFLGDGINDAPALRDADVGISVDSGADIAKETADIILLEKSLMVLEEGVVKGRETFGNILKYLNMTASSNFGNVFSVLVASAWLPWEPMLAVHLLIQNLIYDISQMMLPWDKMDEDFLKKPRKWDAGNIRRFMIWIGPTSSVFDITTYILMWTVFGAGAMYAADGGSAGQSIMNSGWFIEGLVSQTLVVHMLRTRKIPFIQSTAALPVLLSTTIAIGIGCYLPFSPLAASIGFVSLDKSYFLWLILTMVGYMILAQTVKTIYIRRYGQWF; from the coding sequence ATGACTCAGACACCCCAGCATAAAACCGGCAAGTCCAAGCAAAAGCAGAAAGGGTTCATTGCAGGATCCTCTGTGCCGGAACAAAAAATTTCAATGCGCATTGTTGAAGAATCCGGCAAGCCGATTCAAGCCACCTTCGACCGCACCAAAAGCTCACCTTTCGGCTTGTTTTCCCATGACGCCGCCGAACGCTTGCAACGCTCCGGTCCCAATGAAGTCGCCCACGACAAGGCGCCGCACGCGTTGGTCCAGCTGGCCCTGTCTTTCAAGAATCCTTTTGTTATCGTGCTGCTGATATTGGCGACTATCAGCTATGTCCTCGATGTCCACCTGGCTGAACCTGACGACCGCAGCTGGACGGGAGTGATTATCCTGTTGTCGATGGTCACCATCAGCAGTCTCTTGCGTTTCTTCCAGGAATATCGCTCCAACAAGGCGACGGAGCGCTTGAAATCCATGGTGCGCACGACCGCCACTGTGCTGCGCCGTAGCAATGATGCCGCCAATCCCCAGCGTCAGGAAATTCCCATGCGCGAACTGGTGGTGGGTGACGTTGTCAGCTTGCAAGCCGGCGACATGATTCCTGCCGATATACGCCTGTTTTCTTCGCGCGACCTGTTCATCAGCCAAGCGGTGTTGACAGGGGAGGCGCTGCCGGTCGAAAAGTACGACACGCTTGGTGCAGTAGCGCAAAAATCTGCCGATGCGGCGGGCGACGGCCAGGCTGATCTGCTCGATTTGTCCGATATCTGTTTCATGGGAACCAACGTCGTCAGCGGCACTGCGACCGCCGTGGTGGTCGCTACCGGGGCCAATACTTATTTCGGCTCGCTGGCGAAGAACGTGGTTAGCCACAAACGTATCGAAACCAGTTTTGACCGCGGCGTCAGCAGTGTTTCATGGCTGTTGATCCGCTTCATGCTGGTGATGGTGCCTATCGTGTTCATGATCAATGGCGTGACCAAGGGCGACTGGATGTCGGCCCTGACATTTGCGCTGGCGGTGGCGGTCGGCTTGACGCCGGAAATGCTGCCGATGATCGTTTCCGCGAATCTGGCCAAAGGCGCGATGGCGATGGCGCGCCGTAAGGTGGTGGTCAAGCGCTTGAATTCGGTGCAGAACTTCGGCGCCATGGATGTGCTTTGCACCGACAAGACCGGTACGCTGACCCAAGACAAAATCATCCTGGAACGCCATCTGAACATCAAGGGCAACAAAGATGAAAGCATCTTGCAGCTGGCATGGTTGAACAGTTTTCACCAAAGCGGCCAAAAAAACCTGATGGATATCGCGATTGTCAGCCACGCCGACGAACGCGGTCCTGCCGCCAAGCTTCTGCAGTACAGCAAAGTCGATGAAATGCCTTTCGATTTTGTACGGCGTCGCTTGTCGGTGATAGTGGAAGATCAGGGCGGAGCGCAGCTGATGGTGTCGAAAGGCGCCGTGGAAGAAATGCTGGCTGTGTGCAGCCATACGCAGGAGGGCGATGAAATTCGTCCTTTAGATGACGTGGCGCGTACGGCGCTGTTGGAAAAAGCGCGTGAATACAACGAAGAAGGTTATCGCGTGCTGATTGTGGCAACGCGCCAGATCGATGCGGCACATGCCAAGCCGCAGTATAAGACCGAAGATGAGGTGAGCCTGATAGTGCGCGGCTTCCTGACTTTTTTCGATCCACCGAAAGATTCCGCTGCACCGGCGATTCGGGCTTTGCAAGAATACGGTGTCGCAGTCAAGGTATTGACTGGCGATAACGCCATCGTCACGCTCAAGGTTTGCCGCGATGTCGGCCTCGATCCAGGCACGCCGCTGTCCGGCCAGGAAATTGAGGCGATGTCGGAACAGCAACTGAACGAGGCGGTGAAGTACACCACCGTTTTCGCCAAGCTGACGCCGTTGCAGAAATCGCGGGTCGTCAAGGCCTTGCAGGCAAATGGCCACACCGTCGGCTTTCTGGGCGACGGCATCAATGATGCGCCGGCATTGCGCGATGCCGACGTCGGCATTTCGGTCGACAGCGGCGCTGATATCGCCAAGGAAACCGCCGATATCATTTTGCTGGAAAAGAGTTTGATGGTGCTGGAAGAGGGCGTCGTCAAGGGCCGTGAGACGTTCGGCAATATCCTCAAGTACCTCAACATGACCGCCAGTTCCAATTTCGGCAATGTGTTTTCGGTGCTGGTGGCGTCGGCCTGGCTGCCGTGGGAGCCAATGCTGGCGGTGCATCTGCTTATCCAGAACCTGATCTACGACATTTCGCAAATGATGCTGCCTTGGGACAAGATGGATGAAGACTTCCTCAAGAAGCCGCGCAAGTGGGATGCCGGAAATATCCGCCGTTTCATGATCTGGATCGGCCCGACTTCGTCCGTATTCGATATCACCACCTATATCCTGATGTGGACCGTATTCGGTGCCGGTGCAATGTATGCAGCCGATGGCGGTAGCGCAGGTCAAAGCATCATGAATTCCGGCTGGTTCATCGAGGGTCTGGTATCGCAGACGCTGGTGGTGCATATGCTGCGTACCCGCAAGATCCCGTTCATCCAGAGCACAGCGGCGCTGCCGGTGCTGCTGTCGACCACGATTGCCATCGGGATCGGCTGTTACCTGCCGTTCTCGCCGCTGGCAGCGTCGATCGGTTTCGTCTCCCTGGATAAGTCGTATTTCCTCTGGCTGATCCTGACCATGGTTGGCTACATGATCCTGGCGCAGACCGTCAAGACGATCTACATCCGCCGTTACGGCCAGTGGTTCTAG
- a CDS encoding BadF/BadG/BcrA/BcrD ATPase family protein translates to MKTAFEYLIGVDGGGTKTHIRVERPDGSHVADGSSGPSALMHGTSKSWCAIVTALDNAFLTAGITRPPYPAIAAGCGLSGVNNPQWGTQFTEQNPGFGALAIGTDAFTTLLGAHLGQPGVVVAIGTGSVGEVLLADGSRREVGGWGFQTGDEASGGWIGLRAANHVERALDGRAEAGPLSKAIISFCGGGDEFSTDQNRQRVIAWVNSANQSIFAQLAPLVVAHAGHDQAAQTILRKAGVEIAEIARALDPTQQLPIALCGGLASPLRAYLPEPLKSRAITPRADAATGALLLLRRQLATELAGEPT, encoded by the coding sequence TTGAAAACAGCATTCGAATATCTGATCGGCGTCGATGGCGGCGGCACTAAGACCCATATCCGGGTCGAACGGCCGGATGGCAGCCATGTCGCCGACGGCAGCAGTGGGCCGTCAGCGCTGATGCATGGCACCAGTAAATCCTGGTGCGCCATCGTCACCGCGCTGGATAACGCATTCCTGACGGCGGGCATCACACGCCCGCCCTATCCGGCAATTGCTGCCGGCTGCGGCTTGTCGGGTGTCAACAATCCGCAGTGGGGAACCCAGTTTACCGAGCAGAATCCAGGCTTCGGCGCACTCGCCATCGGTACCGATGCCTTCACCACCCTGCTCGGCGCCCATCTGGGGCAACCCGGTGTGGTCGTCGCCATCGGCACTGGCAGCGTCGGCGAAGTCTTGCTGGCCGACGGCAGCCGGCGTGAAGTCGGCGGCTGGGGCTTCCAGACGGGCGACGAGGCCAGCGGCGGCTGGATCGGCCTGCGCGCCGCCAACCATGTCGAACGGGCGCTGGATGGCCGCGCCGAAGCCGGACCGCTGTCCAAGGCCATCATCAGCTTTTGCGGCGGCGGCGACGAATTCAGCACCGACCAGAACCGGCAACGCGTCATCGCTTGGGTCAATAGCGCCAACCAAAGCATCTTCGCGCAACTGGCGCCGCTGGTGGTGGCGCATGCAGGCCACGACCAAGCCGCGCAGACGATCTTGCGCAAAGCCGGCGTCGAAATCGCCGAGATCGCACGAGCGCTGGATCCTACGCAACAATTGCCGATCGCTCTTTGCGGCGGTCTCGCCAGTCCGCTCCGGGCCTACCTGCCGGAGCCATTGAAATCACGCGCGATCACGCCGCGCGCCGACGCGGCAACCGGCGCACTGCTGTTATTGCGCCGACAACTTGCAACCGAGCTCGCCGGAGAACCCACATGA
- a CDS encoding ABC transporter ATP-binding protein, which yields MANVSVKQLTKSYDGKQNVLADLNLEIKDGEFVVLVGPSGCGKSTLLRMLCGLESITGGELSIGDRVVNHLPPAERGIAMVFQSYALYPHMTVYKNMAFGLKIAGADKAAIDQRIRHAAGILKIDHLLDRLPRELSGGQRQRVAIGRAIVRKPKLFLFDEPLSNLDAALRVQTRLEIAKLHKQLEATIVYVTHDQVEAMTLGDKIVVMNDGFIQQAGSPLELYQRPKNLFVATFIGSPKMNLFSGSVSAVEAGSLRIKLANGQEIRADVAPGNAKAGDPVTVGLRPEHILENAHSGEVFTGKVSIVEHLGEANFIYVTLQDGQDLLVRGDGNNPVHIGDTVTLSAPSSAFHVFDAQGLALERLKPGNMISSKQ from the coding sequence ATGGCAAACGTAAGCGTTAAGCAACTCACCAAATCGTACGACGGCAAGCAAAACGTGCTCGCCGATCTCAACCTGGAAATCAAGGACGGCGAATTCGTCGTGCTGGTCGGCCCGTCCGGCTGCGGCAAATCCACCTTGCTGCGCATGCTGTGCGGTCTGGAATCGATCACCGGCGGTGAACTGTCGATCGGCGACCGCGTGGTCAATCACCTGCCGCCGGCTGAACGCGGCATCGCCATGGTGTTCCAGAGCTATGCCCTGTATCCGCATATGACCGTGTACAAGAACATGGCGTTCGGCCTGAAAATCGCCGGCGCCGACAAGGCAGCCATCGACCAGCGCATCCGGCACGCCGCCGGCATCCTGAAAATCGACCATTTGCTGGACCGGCTGCCGCGCGAACTTTCGGGCGGACAGCGCCAGCGTGTCGCCATCGGCCGCGCCATCGTGCGCAAGCCGAAACTGTTCCTGTTCGATGAACCGCTGTCCAATCTGGATGCTGCCTTGCGCGTCCAGACCCGTCTGGAAATCGCCAAGCTGCACAAGCAGCTGGAAGCGACCATCGTCTACGTGACCCATGACCAGGTCGAAGCCATGACCCTGGGCGACAAGATCGTGGTGATGAACGATGGCTTCATCCAGCAGGCGGGATCGCCGCTGGAGCTGTACCAGCGGCCGAAAAACCTGTTTGTCGCGACTTTCATCGGCTCGCCGAAAATGAACCTGTTCAGCGGCAGCGTGAGCGCAGTTGAAGCCGGCAGCCTGCGCATCAAGCTTGCCAACGGCCAGGAAATCCGCGCCGACGTTGCCCCCGGGAACGCCAAGGCCGGCGATCCCGTCACGGTTGGCCTGCGCCCTGAACATATCCTGGAAAACGCGCATAGTGGTGAAGTATTCACCGGCAAAGTCAGCATCGTCGAGCATCTGGGCGAGGCGAATTTCATCTATGTCACCCTGCAGGACGGCCAGGATCTGCTGGTGCGTGGCGATGGCAACAACCCGGTGCATATCGGCGATACCGTCACCCTGTCTGCGCCGAGCAGCGCTTTCCACGTGTTCGACGCCCAGGGGCTGGCCTTGGAACGGCTAAAACCAGGAAATATGATTTCATCCAAACAATAG
- a CDS encoding carbohydrate ABC transporter permease: MTSISSLSSTAASTPAPVVARSRFANLGRIWVHVVLCGYAVIALFPIALILINSVKSRDAIFDNPLAFPTPDSFSLIGFEKVLHNTNFMLYFGNSLVVTLGSLALIVLFGAMAGWALSEYKFRGNRLMALYLALGIMIPIRLGTVSILQLVVSLNLINTRTALILVYTAQGLPLAVMILSEFIRQIPKELKDAARCDGVGEFKIFFQIILPLIRPAIATVAVFTMIPAWNDLWFPLILAPSDETKTVTLGVQQFIGQYVTDWNSVLAALSLAVIPILVMYVIFSRQLIRGLTSGAVK; the protein is encoded by the coding sequence ATGACTTCCATTTCCTCGCTCTCTTCTACCGCGGCCTCCACCCCGGCGCCAGTCGTCGCCCGCAGCCGCTTTGCCAACCTGGGCCGTATCTGGGTCCATGTGGTTCTGTGCGGCTATGCGGTCATTGCGCTGTTTCCGATCGCTTTGATCCTGATCAATTCGGTCAAGTCGCGCGACGCCATCTTCGACAACCCGCTGGCGTTTCCGACGCCGGATTCGTTCTCGCTGATCGGCTTTGAAAAAGTACTGCATAACACCAACTTCATGCTGTACTTCGGCAACAGCCTGGTGGTGACGCTTGGCTCGCTCGCGCTGATCGTGCTGTTCGGCGCGATGGCCGGTTGGGCCTTGTCGGAATACAAGTTCCGCGGCAACCGTTTGATGGCGCTGTACCTGGCGCTCGGCATCATGATTCCGATACGGCTCGGCACCGTCTCGATCCTGCAACTGGTGGTGAGTCTGAACCTGATCAATACCCGCACTGCGTTGATCTTGGTATACACCGCGCAGGGCTTGCCTTTGGCGGTGATGATCCTGTCCGAATTCATCCGCCAGATTCCCAAGGAGCTGAAGGATGCGGCGCGCTGCGATGGCGTTGGCGAGTTCAAGATCTTCTTCCAGATCATCCTGCCGCTGATCCGTCCAGCGATTGCGACAGTCGCGGTATTCACCATGATTCCAGCCTGGAACGACCTCTGGTTCCCCTTGATTCTGGCGCCTTCCGATGAAACCAAGACGGTCACGCTCGGCGTGCAGCAGTTCATCGGGCAGTATGTGACCGACTGGAACTCGGTACTGGCGGCGCTATCGCTGGCGGTGATCCCGATCCTGGTCATGTACGTAATATTCTCGCGGCAACTGATTCGCGGCCTGACCTCCGGCGCGGTGAAGTAA
- a CDS encoding carbohydrate ABC transporter permease yields the protein MNLQKKTFPWHIVVFLAPAVIIYSMFSALPLLDTLRLGFYTSNDAGVHSFVGLANYHTILFDSDWSKAFWNAMLNNLKFFAIHMLLQNPIGLLLATLFSLKGLRGARTYRTLIFLPTLLSVVIIGFIWQLILSPLWGVGEGLMQHVGLGDYFAPWLGQETTALVTLGLISVWQYVGIPMMLIYAALLAVPEEILEAAYAEGASSFRIFWQIKLPLILPTLGLVTILTFVANFNAFDLIYSVKGALAGPNYTTDILGTFFYRTFFGYQAQIGSPTMGAAVATLMFLVILMGVATYFYFVQRKLTRYEL from the coding sequence ATGAATCTTCAAAAAAAGACCTTTCCCTGGCACATCGTGGTGTTCCTGGCGCCAGCGGTCATCATCTATTCCATGTTCAGCGCCCTGCCTTTGCTGGATACCCTGCGCCTCGGCTTTTACACCAGCAACGATGCCGGTGTCCACAGCTTCGTCGGCCTGGCCAATTACCATACCATCCTGTTCGATTCGGACTGGTCCAAGGCGTTCTGGAACGCCATGTTGAACAATCTCAAATTCTTCGCGATTCACATGCTGCTGCAGAATCCGATCGGTTTGTTGCTGGCTACCCTGTTCAGCCTCAAAGGGCTGCGCGGCGCGCGCACTTACCGTACCCTGATTTTCTTGCCGACCTTGCTGTCAGTCGTGATCATCGGCTTTATCTGGCAGCTGATCCTGTCGCCGTTGTGGGGCGTAGGCGAAGGCTTGATGCAGCACGTCGGCCTGGGCGATTACTTTGCGCCATGGCTGGGGCAGGAAACCACCGCGCTGGTGACGCTCGGCCTGATCTCGGTCTGGCAATACGTTGGCATCCCGATGATGCTGATCTATGCCGCACTGCTAGCGGTACCTGAAGAAATACTTGAAGCGGCGTATGCCGAAGGCGCCAGTTCTTTCCGTATCTTCTGGCAAATCAAGCTGCCGCTGATCCTGCCGACGCTGGGCCTGGTGACCATCCTCACCTTCGTCGCCAACTTCAACGCCTTCGACCTGATCTACTCGGTCAAGGGTGCGCTGGCCGGACCTAACTACACCACCGACATCCTGGGCACGTTCTTCTACCGCACCTTCTTCGGCTACCAGGCGCAAATCGGCAGCCCGACCATGGGCGCGGCAGTAGCTACGCTGATGTTCCTGGTGATCCTGATGGGCGTCGCCACTTATTTCTATTTTGTGCAGCGCAAGCTGACACGCTACGAACTGTAA